aataaggaCAAAAATAGCTCCAATATTAACAACAATGACGATAATAGAATAACAACAATaacaaataaagaataataatgatTATAACTATTATGTAAAACAGTGATATAAATAGTAACaacaataatgataaaatataagaaataatagAATAATGGCAATAATAATAAGTAGCGATAatagaattaataataaaaataaagttgattaattaaaaaaaaggactatattgaattttggaacacaaatttggggcgaattcaaaataaaaggaaGGGAGGACACATTGAAATGCGCTAAGAAAGTAGAGGGATCCCATGCGCAAATAGACCATTCGgtcaaaatgcgcggatcctccgtGGGCGTAGGGCGGGTCGCGTGTGGGAGGTCCAAAACTGTGTCGTTTTGGCACCTGGACCCCCCACtcccaaacggcgccgttttactgctaatataaaccaaaaaatattttttttacttcactttttcatattttctaaaaaaaactgaAGGGGCCTCAGTTTTTCTCTCAACATCCTCCCTTCTCAAATGGCCGACGGTCTCTCAAGACCTCCGTCGCACCACCAAAGTGGCCGGCGACCGCCGCCGAAGAATGGGCCCGTTAGCCCCTGCTCCATGGCATCCTTGAGAGCCAAAGCTCCCTCAACCCATGGGAGTCGAAAACAAAGGAAGTTCTCAGCCTCTTGGACCCGATTCGGGCGATGGATGAGAGACCCTCCGACGGCGCAACCATGGCCACTTCCGGTGAGTTCCCCTCCCCCtttatttttgcttttgtttttttattatagttatttaaaatagatttgcaaaaggcgaaaaaaaatgaaataaaataagataaaacaaataaataagagaAAACGAAGAAGAAAATAGCACAGATTCaacctttaaaattttctattcagCTTTTGATTTCTGATGTGGGTTTTTTACCCAGAAAATCGAAGCCCCTTTGTTTACATGCTTGTTTCGACTTTATAGCCTTATTTTTGCTCTCTGTTCTTTGTTGTTTTGCAGGTTTTGCAGAGCAAGTGGGCATGGGCGGTGGTGGCAGGTGCTTGGGCGGTGGCAGctggtgtcagacgcgtgggggtaTGGGGTGCAGACGGTGATGGGCATGCGGGggtttgctggtatgggcccgggcagattttgggctttacagctgcccctctttgctcgttgtcgtgtaacgaaaacagagcaaagaccaagaaagaccaaatttgcccgggcttgCCGAGCCTTGTCTTCttttggtgcttttcttcttcaagtagcctcgttcTGTTCTACTGTGTCTCGTTGCTTCAATCCACTTCACTGTGCTCCAGAGAAACATGACTTAAATCTATTTTGCtgcaactccatggggatgagatttgttgtttttagtctgctccactactgcttagggagataagacttgtgctcttcactctattccactgttgaatgcagggagatagagttatcggcttcgatgtactccactgtagtcagggaggtaaaatccgccatcgtcgatctgctttcttcgatcttcttcaccaccagtatgggaaaaCAAAATCTGCATCGTCggtccacttcctaccaatataggaagataggatctgatatcttcgatctacttcacgccaatgaagacaagatctgctttcttcgatctacttcaccaccaatatgggaagacaagatctgctttcttcgatctacttcgccaccaatatgggaagacaagatctgcatcttcgatccacttcctaccaatataggaaaatAGGATCTGatgtctttgatctacttcacgccaatacatgaagacaagatctgctttcttcgatctacttcacgctaatgcatgaagacaagatctgctttcttcgatctacttcgccaccaatatgggaagacaagatctgctttcttcgatctacttcaccaccaatatgggaagacaagatctgcgtcgtcgatccacttccaatcattataggaagataggacctgttatctttgatctacttcacgccaatacatgaagactagatctgctttctgcgatctacttcgccaccaatatgggaagacaagatctgcgtcgtcgatccacttccaatcattataggaagataggacctgttatctttgatctacttcacgccaatacatgaagacaagatctgctttctgcgatctacttcgccaccaatatgggaagacaagatctgcatcttggatccacttcctatcaatataggaagataggacctgctatcttcgatctacttcacgccaatacatgaagacaagatctgctttcttcgatctacttcgccaccaatatgggaagacaagatctgtatcttggatccacttcctatcaatataggaagataggacctgctatcttcgatctacttcacgccaatacatgaagacaagatctgctttctgcgatctacttcgccaccaatatgggaagacaagatctgcgtcgtcgatccacttcctaccaatataggaagataggatcagctattttcgatctacttcttgccccgggagatagaactatcagcttcaatgtactccactgtaatcagggaggtaaaatctgccatcttcgatctgctttgctgccaaatacaggaaggcaagatctgcaatcttcaatctattccactgccaaatacagggagatagagttatcagcttcaatgtactccactgtggtcagggaggtaaaatctgccatcttcgatctgcttcgctgccaaatacaggaaggcaagatctgcaatcttcaatctattccactgccaaatacagggagatagagttatcggcttcaatgtactccactgtagtcagggaggtaaaatctgccatctttgatcttcaatctattccactgccaaatacagggagatagagttatcggcttcaatgtactccactgtggtcagggaggtaaaatctgccatctttgatcttcaatctattctactgccaaatacagggagatagagttatcggcttcaatgtactccactgtggtcagggaggtaaaatctgccatcttcgatctgcttcgctgccaaatacaggaaggcaagatctgcaatcttcaatctattccactgccaaatacagggagatagagttatcggcttcaatgtactccactgttgtcagggaggtaaaatctgccatcttcgatctgcttcgctgccaaatacaggaaagcaagatctgatatcttcaaccagctctgctacaaacgagagaggcaaggtttgtcttcgatctgcttcgctgtcagtgcaggaaggcaagatctgctatcttcaaccagctctactacaaacgagagtggcaaggtttgtcttcgatctgcttcgctgtcaatgcaggaaggcaagatctgctatcttcaaccagctctactacaaacgagagtggcaaggtttgtcttcgacctgcttcgctgtcaatgcaggaaggcaagatctgataacttcaaccagctctgctacgaccgagagaggcaaggtttatcttcaatttttactgatctgttctctagggaacatgacctgtataatgaacctaattatgcctaatgattaggatggcatgatcaaaatgaatcaaatgctcctaactagacatgtgtgaatggtatttgaatgaatgcagaatgtcatgaaaataattccttaatgcttaggttattaTCGCTCAAAAGCTTATTGAGGCTTTATCACTAACGTGTCGCAATGCCTTCTTGACCAGCCGGCATTTCCAAAGAAACACGTAATCTGATTGCCCCCACTGTGAACATCGTAGTTCAATCCATTgtgacataaaatttgtaccatcaatctcctactgtaacccaagggtagaaagatatggcttttttcaatcttctcctatcgtaaTTCAAGGGTATAAGATTTAAATCCTTTTGGTCCCTTACATCgttcccaaggtgtcgtaccaaagactcatgcgcAAACAAGGGCTCTCCttcccgaggtaacctcttcctattgcctgaagatcatcactttcttgtttattcaagctttgtcaccaacatggcatcttgtcaatcaacgcatttgacaacaaaaatccaaagagaaagtctaaatttagactattccttcccaaatttccaacctttaaatttggagtgttctaaacaattgtcctgcttcaggctcctatattatttagaaactttttagagtaatatgcaaaacttccttcgtgaaaattttattagtccattaatcattattccaatgcaacatgcttgcaaaagatcataacgatagataaaatagaattgatttgagagcataaCTCAAAATGGATAAACTATCAAGGATAGCAAGAATAAAAGGGGAATTAattgggaacacgtatcttgaaaaagaatgaagtattccaagagaaaaaaaagtatgaggacaagatgccccagatatcgtagcttgaacttctctgtaccaactctttgaaagactattctgtgtttgacatgtgtttaggagatctacaagactttgtcgatgccccaagatgctacctaccctttcctgttgaatcaggtatagcaagatcattacatgccccgatttgatcaaaatttgagatgctctgatcgcctcatgccccaatttgatccaaaatttgagtcgccccttttttagggttttcaactcaagcccctttggtctcaaggcgccctttgcgggttttcaccttggcctctccttttttcactcatttttcttttattctttttcattgattctctttttttttaagtgaagtatttgttccttgaatcaaaattctcaagatTAGGCAAGTTCTTGCCATCTATCTTGGTCAATACCTACACTCTCCCAGATaaagccttccacataaggtccttctggTTTGACatccactttcttctgaagtcccctttgtatgggaaggatcttctttgatatcgggtcccccttgtggaattctctggagcaaaccttgttttggtgaactcataccatttgcttttggtacatttgaccatgatagatattttgaacattcctctccaaccaggattggatccaaaaactcaaagagaaggaAATCTCGACCTCAATAGGTGAAACCGCAATAAGCCCAAAAAGAGGGCGTTGCCCTGAGAGAGTTTTTTTTTGGcgatatggtgttaatcttgaacagactgtaaacttcttatattttgctcttgttcaaatttagtgcattgtcaaGTATGATTCTTTTCGACTTTTcgtgatttttcaaaaaatttactgtcgacttcgtgacattggcatatgaagcagcttcttcCCGTGAAGATAAACTGATGACCACCAGACCTTTTTTTTTGCGAGATCGACCTAGTAACCTTCATGCCTCACATGGACTCCATTGATTTTTCGTAAGGTGGAATCTGTTTTCACCTTGTTCTACCCTCCTCAATAAGTACGGAGATAGgccacaatctatgtcatcttcgaagtcatgagatttctctaaacacatgtctcgctcaaaaggagattctgagtctgtagcagtgtcattcatgtcgttgatattcagggacctgttgttggtgcaaaagaatatacaaagaatgtatgaatttaagaataattatctgtacagtataattatgaataaatgaatgattttggagaaagaatgaaagattaaaaataattattcataaagaatgaaagaatattagctcaaaaatgatcgcaaagatgcatttcattaaaataacgacgttcagacatgagcctatttcacaaaaaattcgtattgcttcaggctaaaagcaaccagtttgttctgaatattactctaagtaggctctaaatactacagagaCTTCTTTTACAGTCTGATTTATTTAGAACACTTCCAAGTTTATGAGGGCAGACATCTAACAAAGTTCCCTCTTCAGTTGTGTCTTCAtgcatgtcattgatgtgaacacttcccaataTCTCTTCATACATCGTATTCACCttattgtcaatcatgattgggtagcagattttctgcagtagatgagtcacccaacttgacaatacccatgttgatgagtttttcaactagtttcttgaaggtgatgcaattctctattgagtgccccgtaattcctgcGTGGTAGTCACAGTGTGTGTTCGCATTATACCA
The Gossypium hirsutum isolate 1008001.06 chromosome A07, Gossypium_hirsutum_v2.1, whole genome shotgun sequence genome window above contains:
- the LOC121203772 gene encoding uncharacterized protein, whose amino-acid sequence is MADGLSRPPSHHQSGRRPPPKNGPVSPCSMASLRAKAPSTHGSRKQRKFSASWTRFGRWMRDPPTAQPWPLPVLQSKWAWAVVAGAWAVAAGVRRVGVWGADGDGHAGVCCHLHRSSSCFDKSVFAFSISAMLSRSGNTGLVGLSPGLEPEPIGKFIDAGAPTWYWDLMVTAALCGRSCI